The Chrysemys picta bellii isolate R12L10 chromosome 12, ASM1138683v2, whole genome shotgun sequence genome has a segment encoding these proteins:
- the LOC101950955 gene encoding olfactory receptor 6M1-like, whose amino-acid sequence MQAFSTSSILQAKAEIRTNNQSNVVMEFVLLGFSLLQPMQLLVFMLLLAIFALTLMGNMAIITIVYVDLRLHTPMYFFLCNLSLLEILFVLSITPKMLENLLSQAKAISFWGCIIQCYFYFFLGTTDFILIAVMSFDRYVAICHPLHYPVIMSGHVCVFLVTGCWLGGFLSTLCPLVLLCQLPFCGPNLINHFFCDYAPLVRLSCVNTHFLLMIEYVLSSVVLLTSLTFTTVSYLYIIATVLHIPSATGRRKAFSTCTSHITVASIFYGSSIFMYARPSQGRSLDLQKVVAVFMVIVSPLLNPFIYTLRNEKVKEALKEYLTIKSSVLQPEP is encoded by the coding sequence ATGCAGGCTTTTTCAACTTCCTCTATTCTGCAGGCGAAAGCTGAAATAAGAACGAACAATCAGAGCAATGTGGTGATGGAGTTTGTGCTTCTGGGCTTCTCACTGTTACAGCCCATGCAGCTCTTGGTTTTCATGCTGCTACTGGCCATCTTTGCCTTGACTCTAATGGGGAACATGGCCATCATCACCATTGTGTATGTGGATCTCcgcctccacacccccatgtacttcttcctctgcAACCTCTCCCTCTTGGAGATACTCTTTGTCCTCTCCATCACTCCAAAGATGCTGGAGAACCTGCTCTCCCAGGCCAAAGCCATCTCCTTCTGGGGCTGCATCATCCAGTGTTACTTCTACTTCTTCCTGGGCACTACGGATTTCATCCTCATCGCTGTCATGTCCTTTGaccgctacgtggccatctgccacCCGCTCCACTACCCTGTCATCATGAGTGGGCATGTCTGTGTCTTCCTGGTCACGGGTTGTTGGTTGGGTGGGTTTCTCTCCACCCTCTGCCCACTTGTTTTGCTGTGCCAGCTTCCTTTCTGTGGCCCCaatttgataaaccatttcttcTGCGACTATGCCCCACTAGTGAGGCTATCCTGTGTTAACACACACTTCCTCCTCATGATCGAGTATGTCCTCTCCTCTGTGGTTCTGCTCACATCCTTGACTTTTACTACAGTGTCCTACCTTTACATCATCGCCACAGTCTTGCACATCCCCTCAGCAACAGGCAGGCGAAAAGCCTTTTCCACCTGCACCTCCCATATCACGGTAGCCTCTATCTTCTACGGCAGTTCCATCTTCATGTATGCCAGGCCCAGCCAGGGCCGCTCCCTAGACCTCCAGAAGGTGGTGGCTGTGTTCATGGTCATAGTGAGCCCTTTACTGAATCCTTTCATTTACACCTTAAGGAACGAGAAGGTCAAAGAGGCCCTGAAGGAATACTTGACTATAAAGAGCTCTGTTCTGCAACCAGAACCTTGA